The following are from one region of the Fusarium verticillioides 7600 chromosome 1, whole genome shotgun sequence genome:
- a CDS encoding tRNA (adenine-N(1)-)-methyltransferase non-catalytic subunit (At least one base has a quality score < 10): protein MPAYNSVFNNDPNIPRIIGNFPLLPLRTKTRGPAYTLPNPSPPLPANESPDPDSESYDILDEVLALFRANTFFRNFEIQGPADRLLVYGIWFVSDCLTKIRPQASLRDAQKDVLNLALDLNFAIPGDPAWPLNQMYEPPRDRQEAEQLKQYMSQVRQELASRLLARVYDGDETKPSKWWLSFTKRKFMGKSL from the exons ATGCCG GCATACAACTCCGTTTTCAACAATGATCCCAACATCCCCCGCATAATCGGAAacttccctctcctccctctccgTACCAAGACCAGAGGCCCTGCCTACACCCTGCCTAACCCCTCGCCGCCCCTGCCGGCTAACGAGTCTCCCGACCCCGACAGCGAAAGCTACGACATCCTCGACGAggtcctcgccctcttccgCGCCAACACATTCTTCCGAAACTTTGAGATCCAAGGCCCTGCTGACCGTCTGCTTGTGTATGGAATCTGGTTCGTCAGCGATTGTCTGACAAAGATCCGACCCCAGGCTTCTTTGCGCGATGCCCAGAAGGATGTTTTGAACTTGGCGCTTGACCTCAACTTTGCTATTCCTGGAGACCCTGCATGGCCTCTCAACCAG ATGTATGAGCCCCCTAGGGACAGACAAGAAGCGGAGCAGCTCAAGCAATATATGTCGCAGGTTCGACAGGAGCTTGCTTCTCGATTACTCGCTAGGGTATACGATGGGGACGAGACTAAGCCTAGCAAGTGGTGGTTGAGCTTTACCAAGAGAAAGTTTATGGGCAAGTCTCTGTAG
- a CDS encoding hypothetical protein (At least one base has a quality score < 10): MLAFDSFFGNGSFIGQLRSLVDMATSQSSSTSSTSPSRNGNANGVSLDTTPCTSQAPIVAPRKRRPQRIYRPAKNSLYDIFQQHAGTSLFVRPICWTDLHAQLLGARWEELPPCDTPHPSAAPGTPPSRGHLSPSNTIISLSNALTQILLPDPLHPILSSNAVKSVLNTLWPTPFNKPQYLPELHLYFGGRVYRDAVRAQLMWNYPSEEAKSSYSSFKSVSTRPAESFNISTQSSPNYSPANLPMICYIGKTQLASVRNNLFRVASGPGRTWNEPVFRLQQLRARILVPSNSDHDAHFVGVFLGMAQKHFYPNPPISGRRDSRISPGQGIPPSPNFHDIKLKILTHDIDTSEFIVYTGHITKEFLEKFHDPFKAPADDDDAIVSGLKIEYTRVPIWPILGLRERLGKALGQEIVGTFNPDEIETWEKDPEKPTGEKRKRDVLTEVVSSSYEEETEEEPAIVSKKRCLNEGTPVGVVM; this comes from the exons ATGCTTGCATTTGA TTCTTTCTTTGGCAACGGCAGCTTTATCGGACAGCTGCGCAGTTTGGTGGACATGGCGACCTCACAATCCTCTTCtacctcttcaacttcaccgtCGCGCAACGGTAACGCCAACGGTGTATCACTGGACACAACGCCCTGCACTTCGCAAGCGCCCATTGTCGCCCCGCGAAAAAGGCGTCCGCAGCGCATCTACCGGCCCGCAAAGAACTCGCTCTACgacatcttccagcagcacGCCGGCACATCGCTCTTTGTGCGACCTATTTGCTGGACGGATTTGCACGCTCAGCTGCTTGGCGCGAGATGGGAGGAACTGCCGCCATGCGATACGCCTCACCCGTCAGCGGCCCCAGGCACGCCACCATCGCGAGGACACTTGAGTCCATCGAATACCATCATCAGCCTTAGCAACGCGCTCACGCAGATTCTCCTGCCCGACCCATTGCATCCTATTCTATCCTCCAACGCTGTCAAGTCGGTCCTCAACACTCTGTGGCCTACACCTTTCAACAAGCCGCAGTACCTGCCCGAGCTTCATCTATACTTTGGCGGTCGCGTTTACCGTGATGCTGTACGCGCGCAGCTTATGTGGAATTACCCCTCTGAAGAGGCAAAGTCTTCATACTCTTCATTCAAATCAGTTTCAACGCGACCCGCTGAATCATTCAACATCTCGACACAGTCTTCGCCAAACTACAGCCCCGCCAACCTACCCATGATCTGTTACATCGGCAAGACTCAATTGGCTTCAGTCCGAAACAACCTTTTCCGCGTCGCTTCTGGACCTGGACGAACATGGAACGAGCCCGTGTTTCGCCTCCAGCAACTGCGAGCCCGCATCCTCGTACCTTCAAATTCCGATCACGATGCTCATTTTGTGGGCGTCTTTCTAGGGATGGCGCAGAAGCACTTCTACCCTAACCCACCTATCAGTGGCAGACGCGACTCGCGCATTTCACCAGGACAGGGCATCCCTCCAAGCCCCAACTTCCACGACATCAAGTTGAAGATTCTCACTCACGACATTGATACGTCTGAGTTTATTGTCTACACTGGACACATCACAAAGGAGTTCCTGGAGAAGTTCCACGATCCCTTCAAGGCTCcagctgacgatgacgacgctATTGTTTCTGGTCTCAAGATTGAGTACACAAGAGTTCCTATCTGGCCGATTCTTGGACTCAGAGAGAGACTAGGCAAAGCTCTAGGCCAAGAGATTGTCGGAACATTCAACCCAGATGAGATAGAGACATGGGAGAAAGATCCTGAGAAACCAACTGgcgagaagcgcaagcgagATGTCCTCACCGAGGTCGTCAGCAGTAGCTACGAGGAAGAGaccgaggaagagccagCAATCGTTTCCAAGAAACGCTGTCTAAACGAGGGCACACCTGTGGGCGTGGTGATGTGA